The Pantoea sp. At-9b genome includes a window with the following:
- a CDS encoding glycosyltransferase family 9 protein, with amino-acid sequence MDKKKKFAKLRAINRQRNYLMKALRLHIARLVLDHRSPRHFAISERKSVLFLRDDDKIGDMVVSTSLFREFKRAGYRVDVLAGKNNVKVIECNPHINKCYVVEKDNKARLAQAKSLSANDYDVVIDMGDKLSPFHLLFLKTLNARNIVGFNRKGFNIYNKSLEYLGYTSHITERYHLLMKSFDFDSFSTDYDLHVSKAVSDQVRDFLATVTAKIKVVVNPYAADPRRDMSRDQLNTLIRRIKENWGNAEVILVGDPARLTHLGEIDAIVNPFNTLASACEIIRLADIVVSPDTAVVHIAAAWKKPLVSLYGNDIHGEYINSIVWGPGYELARQIYTRDKYHPVSTIEVEDIISAMSDLMDYVEN; translated from the coding sequence GTGGATAAGAAAAAGAAATTTGCCAAACTGCGTGCGATCAATCGTCAACGCAATTATTTGATGAAAGCTTTACGTCTACACATTGCACGTTTGGTATTGGATCACCGATCTCCCCGGCATTTTGCTATTTCAGAGCGGAAGTCAGTATTATTCCTGCGCGATGATGACAAGATCGGCGACATGGTCGTTTCTACTTCACTTTTTCGAGAATTCAAACGCGCCGGATATCGGGTAGATGTGCTGGCCGGAAAAAATAACGTCAAAGTGATTGAATGCAATCCTCATATTAATAAATGTTATGTGGTGGAGAAAGATAATAAAGCCAGGCTCGCTCAGGCCAAATCGCTATCCGCAAATGATTATGACGTTGTTATTGATATGGGAGATAAATTATCGCCTTTTCATCTGTTGTTTTTGAAAACGCTAAATGCCAGAAATATTGTTGGCTTTAACAGGAAAGGCTTTAATATTTATAATAAGTCACTGGAATACCTTGGCTATACCAGTCACATTACTGAACGCTATCATTTATTAATGAAAAGCTTTGACTTTGATTCGTTCAGTACCGATTACGATCTTCATGTCTCAAAAGCAGTCAGCGATCAGGTTCGTGATTTCCTGGCAACAGTTACGGCTAAAATTAAGGTGGTGGTTAACCCTTATGCTGCCGATCCACGCCGTGATATGTCCAGAGATCAATTGAACACGTTGATCAGACGTATCAAAGAGAACTGGGGAAATGCGGAAGTTATTCTGGTGGGTGATCCTGCCAGACTCACTCATCTTGGTGAGATTGATGCGATCGTAAATCCGTTCAATACGCTGGCCAGTGCGTGTGAAATTATTCGTCTGGCTGATATTGTCGTTTCACCTGATACCGCTGTTGTACATATTGCCGCGGCATGGAAAAAGCCGCTAGTTTCATTATATGGCAATGATATTCATGGCGAATATATTAATAGCATTGTCTGGGGACCTGGGTACGAACTGGCACGGCAAATCTACACCAGAGATAAATATCATCCTGTCTCAACAATTGAGGTGGAGGATATTATTTCGGCAATGTCAGACTTGATGGATTATGTTGAAAATTAA
- a CDS encoding glycosyltransferase, translated as MRILMIIDGLPGGGAEKVVLTLSESIHKMGHHVTLYSLDETCAYALPAGVEYRVITQHSRAPWRKLTELSRRAKKLDEVLRQDEAQNGKYDLVISNLHKTDRIVARSQAIDTSRLWFCIHGVLSSTYLGHRKGLNYWFKKQKMARIYHDRNITAVSQAVLDDMIEVMGVRTAKTAVINNPFDLQALRQRADEPCDLAGSDYLINVARIHPQKRQDRLLEAFAQSGLAARAKLVLLGTGTEERIAAAKQLAQQLNIADRVLFLGFQSNPFPYIKHARLMVMSSDSEGFGNVIVESLICGTPVISTRCPGGPEEILVKAGMSDMLTAIDAQALADKMVAVYDHLPAINEEALSQYDVTAISRQYVDLTAR; from the coding sequence ATGCGCATTTTAATGATTATTGATGGTTTACCGGGTGGTGGTGCAGAGAAAGTGGTGCTCACCCTGAGCGAATCGATTCATAAAATGGGGCATCACGTCACGCTCTACTCGCTGGATGAAACCTGTGCTTATGCGCTGCCGGCAGGGGTGGAGTATCGGGTGATCACCCAGCACAGCCGTGCCCCCTGGCGGAAGCTGACGGAACTGTCACGCCGGGCGAAAAAGCTGGATGAGGTGTTGCGCCAGGATGAAGCGCAAAACGGCAAATATGACCTGGTGATCTCCAATCTGCACAAAACCGACCGTATCGTGGCGCGCAGCCAGGCGATTGATACCTCGCGTTTGTGGTTCTGCATCCATGGCGTGCTCTCCTCAACCTATCTCGGGCATCGTAAAGGTCTGAATTACTGGTTTAAAAAGCAAAAGATGGCGCGTATCTATCATGATCGCAACATCACCGCGGTTTCTCAGGCGGTGCTGGACGATATGATTGAGGTGATGGGGGTACGTACCGCCAAAACGGCGGTGATCAATAACCCGTTTGATTTACAGGCATTGCGTCAGCGCGCTGATGAACCCTGCGATCTGGCAGGCAGTGACTATCTGATTAACGTGGCGCGTATCCACCCGCAAAAACGCCAGGATCGTCTGCTGGAGGCTTTTGCCCAGTCGGGCCTGGCGGCGCGCGCCAAACTGGTGCTGCTCGGTACCGGTACGGAAGAACGTATTGCTGCGGCAAAACAGCTGGCGCAGCAACTGAACATCGCCGATCGCGTGCTGTTTCTCGGCTTTCAGTCAAATCCCTTCCCTTATATCAAACACGCTCGCCTGATGGTGATGAGTTCCGACAGTGAAGGATTTGGCAATGTGATTGTCGAATCGCTGATTTGCGGCACGCCGGTGATCAGCACGCGCTGCCCGGGTGGCCCGGAAGAGATTCTGGTGAAAGCGGGTATGTCAGACATGCTGACCGCGATTGATGCACAGGCTCTGGCAGACAAAATGGTAGCGGTGTACGACCATCTGCCTGCCATTAACGAAGAGGCGCTCAGCCAATACGATGTGACGGCGATCAGCCGCCAGTACGTGGATTTGACTGCGCGTTAA
- a CDS encoding glycine C-acetyltransferase, producing MSSQFYSQILQQLETTRQDGLFKQERTITSPQQAEINVANGQPVINFCANNYLGLANHPALIQAAKEGMDTHGFGMASVRFICGTQDIHQQLERKLADFLGMEDAILFSSCFDANGGLFETLLGAEDAIISDALNHASIIDGIRLCKAQRYRYANNDMNELRARLEDARDNGARHILIATDGVFSMDGVIANLQGICDLADEFDALVMVDDSHAVGFVGASGRGTHEYCQVMDRIDILTGTLGKALGGASGGYVAAKKEVVEWLRQRSRPYLFSNSLAPAIVAASLRVLELLSEGDGLRQRLWENARYFREKMTAAGFSLAGADHAIIPVMLGEAKVAQEFAHRLQREGIYVTGFFYPVVPKGQARIRTQISAGHTQAQLEHAVAAFTRIGQQLGVIV from the coding sequence ATGTCCAGTCAGTTTTATTCGCAAATCCTTCAACAACTTGAGACAACGCGCCAGGACGGATTGTTCAAACAGGAACGGACTATCACCTCGCCGCAACAGGCAGAAATCAACGTTGCCAACGGACAGCCGGTCATCAATTTTTGCGCCAACAACTACCTGGGTCTGGCAAACCATCCGGCACTGATTCAGGCAGCCAAAGAAGGCATGGATACGCACGGCTTTGGCATGGCTTCGGTGCGTTTTATCTGCGGTACGCAGGACATCCACCAACAGTTGGAACGCAAACTGGCGGACTTTCTGGGTATGGAGGACGCGATCCTCTTCTCCTCCTGTTTTGATGCCAACGGTGGCCTGTTTGAAACCTTGCTTGGCGCGGAAGATGCCATCATCTCTGATGCGCTCAACCACGCCTCCATCATTGATGGCATTCGCCTGTGCAAAGCACAGCGCTATCGTTATGCCAACAACGATATGAACGAACTGCGCGCTCGCCTGGAGGACGCCCGTGATAACGGTGCGCGTCATATTCTGATCGCCACCGATGGGGTGTTCTCGATGGATGGCGTGATTGCCAATCTGCAAGGCATTTGCGACCTGGCGGATGAATTTGATGCCCTGGTGATGGTGGATGATTCACATGCCGTCGGCTTTGTCGGTGCCAGCGGTCGCGGTACCCATGAATATTGCCAGGTGATGGATCGCATCGATATTTTGACCGGCACGCTGGGTAAAGCACTCGGTGGTGCGTCCGGTGGTTATGTCGCCGCGAAAAAAGAGGTCGTGGAGTGGCTGCGTCAGCGGTCACGCCCTTATCTGTTCTCCAACTCACTGGCCCCGGCAATTGTCGCCGCGTCACTACGGGTGCTGGAACTCCTCAGTGAAGGCGATGGACTGCGCCAGCGTCTGTGGGAAAACGCACGCTATTTCCGGGAAAAAATGACCGCAGCCGGGTTTAGCCTGGCTGGCGCGGATCACGCCATCATCCCGGTCATGCTGGGAGAGGCAAAAGTGGCGCAGGAATTTGCCCATCGGCTGCAACGCGAGGGAATTTACGTTACCGGCTTCTTTTATCCGGTGGTGCCAAAGGGTCAGGCACGCATCCGTACCCAAATATCGGCGGGTCATACCCAGGCGCAGCTGGAACATGCGGTGGCAGCGTTTACCCGTATTGGTCAGCAATTGGGCGTGATCGTCTGA
- the rfaC gene encoding lipopolysaccharide heptosyltransferase RfaC codes for MHVLIVKTSSMGDVLHTLPALTDAMQAIPGIRFDWVVEENFAQIPAWHPAVDKVMPVAIRRWRKHWFGSQQREERVLFKRELQSRQYDIVIDAQGLIKSAALVTRLAKGIKHGQDSRSAREPFASWWYDKRHEINKQQHAVERTRELFAKSLGYEKPATQGDYAIAGHFLHSLPQDAHQYLVFLHATTRDNKHWPEAHWRELIELVQPTGLRVKLPWGAEHEHQRALRLAEGFAHVEVLPRLTLEQVARQLAGARAVVSVDTGLSHLTAALDRPNITLYGPTDPGLIGGYGKNQHEVKALDNNLASVTAQAVFGQLNMLLASNQVSGQSNCG; via the coding sequence ATGCACGTCCTGATAGTGAAAACGTCCTCGATGGGCGATGTTCTGCACACCCTGCCTGCCTTGACCGATGCGATGCAGGCCATTCCTGGCATTCGTTTTGATTGGGTGGTGGAAGAGAATTTCGCTCAAATTCCTGCCTGGCATCCTGCCGTGGATAAAGTCATGCCGGTCGCTATCCGCCGCTGGCGCAAGCATTGGTTTGGCAGCCAGCAACGTGAAGAACGCGTGTTATTTAAACGTGAGTTGCAGTCGCGCCAGTACGATATCGTGATTGACGCGCAGGGACTGATTAAGAGTGCCGCCCTGGTGACCCGTTTGGCGAAAGGTATTAAGCACGGGCAGGACAGCCGCAGTGCCCGAGAACCCTTTGCCAGCTGGTGGTATGACAAACGCCACGAAATCAATAAACAGCAGCACGCGGTGGAACGCACTCGCGAGTTGTTCGCAAAAAGCCTTGGCTATGAAAAGCCAGCCACTCAGGGCGACTATGCGATCGCCGGACATTTCCTGCATTCGCTCCCACAAGATGCGCATCAGTATCTGGTGTTTTTACACGCAACGACGCGAGATAATAAACATTGGCCGGAAGCGCACTGGCGTGAGTTGATTGAATTGGTGCAGCCAACCGGTCTGCGCGTGAAATTACCCTGGGGTGCGGAGCATGAGCATCAGCGTGCGCTGCGCCTGGCAGAAGGCTTCGCGCATGTCGAAGTACTGCCGCGTCTGACGTTGGAGCAGGTGGCCCGCCAGCTGGCTGGGGCGCGTGCCGTGGTTTCTGTCGATACGGGATTGAGTCATCTGACGGCGGCGCTGGATCGCCCAAATATTACCTTGTATGGCCCAACGGACCCGGGGCTGATTGGTGGGTATGGTAAGAATCAGCACGAAGTTAAAGCGTTGGATAACAATCTTGCCTCGGTTACTGCTCAGGCGGTATTCGGTCAGTTGAATATGCTGTTAGCGAGTAATCAGGTTTCCGGACAAAGCAACTGTGGATAA
- the rfaF gene encoding ADP-heptose--LPS heptosyltransferase RfaF: protein MKILVIGPSWVGDMMMSQSLYRTLKAEHPEAVIDVMAPAWCRPLLSRMPEVNQALAMPLGHGALALGERRRLGKTLQASGYDRAYVLPNSFKSALVPFFAGIKRRTGWRGEMRYGVLNDVRVLDKAAFPLMVERYVALGYDKPVASAQQLPQPLLWPQLRVEEDEKRMTAAQFGLSADRPAIGFCPGAEFGPAKRWPHYHYAALAEQLISEGYQVVLFGSAKDRETGETLVQALPEAARCHCKNLAGDTQLEQAVILLANCAAVVSNDSGLMHIAAALNRPLVALYGPSSPDFTPPLSHQARVIRLITGYHKVRKGDAAEGYHQSLIDIQPTRVHQELSALLNAAQE, encoded by the coding sequence ATGAAAATTCTGGTTATTGGCCCCTCCTGGGTCGGCGATATGATGATGTCGCAAAGTCTTTATCGCACGCTCAAGGCTGAGCATCCTGAAGCGGTGATTGATGTGATGGCACCCGCCTGGTGCCGACCGCTGCTGTCACGTATGCCGGAAGTGAATCAGGCGCTGGCGATGCCACTCGGTCATGGTGCGTTGGCGCTGGGTGAACGCCGTCGGCTGGGCAAAACTTTGCAGGCGAGTGGCTACGATCGCGCTTACGTGCTGCCGAACTCCTTCAAGTCGGCGCTGGTGCCATTTTTTGCCGGCATTAAACGCCGCACTGGCTGGCGTGGCGAGATGCGTTACGGCGTGTTGAATGATGTGCGGGTATTGGATAAAGCAGCGTTTCCGTTGATGGTTGAACGTTATGTGGCACTGGGTTATGACAAACCGGTGGCCTCTGCGCAGCAGTTGCCACAGCCATTATTGTGGCCGCAGCTGAGGGTCGAAGAGGATGAAAAACGCATGACAGCCGCGCAGTTTGGGCTTTCTGCCGATCGTCCTGCCATTGGTTTTTGCCCCGGCGCTGAATTTGGCCCGGCAAAACGCTGGCCACATTACCATTATGCCGCGCTGGCGGAACAACTCATCAGTGAAGGCTATCAGGTGGTGCTGTTCGGTTCGGCGAAAGATCGCGAAACTGGCGAAACCCTTGTGCAGGCCCTGCCAGAAGCAGCGCGATGCCACTGTAAAAACCTTGCCGGTGACACCCAGTTGGAACAGGCGGTTATTCTGCTGGCAAATTGTGCTGCGGTGGTGAGCAACGATTCGGGGTTGATGCATATTGCCGCCGCGCTTAATCGTCCTCTGGTGGCGTTATATGGCCCAAGCAGCCCCGATTTCACGCCTCCGTTGTCGCATCAGGCGCGCGTTATTCGTCTGATCACCGGCTATCACAAAGTCCGAAAAGGTGATGCCGCAGAAGGGTATCACCAGAGTTTGATCGATATTCAACCGACGCGCGTGCACCAGGAATTAAGCGCTTTGCTGAACGCGGCGCAGGAGTAA
- a CDS encoding glycosyltransferase family 9 protein codes for MKNILVIRRDNIGDMVCTTPLLEGLKQAFPEAKLTLLVNKIAEDVVDNNPNVDRLFVYKKAKHRGKNETTLGVYWQRVKIMLALRKTRFDATILANPVPCKYSLRLAKMAGAHNIIGAAQTDAVLDHPFLKEDFQGTHQVEHTYSYLSALTENAPTVPPVNLYLSAAERAQASERVAQLFPTPGVIYGVHISSRSPKRRWPVGAYAVFIRQLLKDEQARVLLFWSPQGALDPNDQGDAARAEELMHLVDSPRLARYATASIRELIAGFDRCEQILCSDGGQMHIAAGLHKKQVVFFGDTNAQIWHPWSGEYEIMQTASGECSDISPETVWDAWQRLSQR; via the coding sequence ATGAAGAATATTTTAGTTATCAGGCGTGACAACATTGGCGATATGGTGTGTACCACGCCATTGCTGGAGGGGCTGAAGCAAGCCTTCCCCGAGGCTAAACTGACTTTGCTGGTGAATAAGATCGCCGAGGATGTGGTAGACAACAATCCTAACGTTGATCGGCTCTTTGTGTATAAAAAGGCCAAGCATCGTGGCAAAAACGAGACAACACTTGGTGTTTACTGGCAGCGCGTGAAGATCATGCTCGCCCTGCGTAAAACCCGTTTTGACGCGACCATTCTGGCAAATCCGGTGCCCTGCAAATACAGCCTGCGGCTGGCCAAAATGGCGGGAGCGCACAACATTATTGGTGCTGCCCAAACGGATGCGGTACTGGATCATCCGTTCCTGAAAGAGGACTTTCAGGGTACTCATCAGGTGGAACACACCTATTCTTACCTTTCCGCGCTGACCGAGAATGCACCCACCGTGCCACCGGTGAATCTGTATCTTTCCGCTGCGGAGCGCGCGCAGGCGAGCGAGCGGGTGGCGCAATTGTTCCCCACGCCGGGCGTGATCTACGGGGTGCACATCAGCAGCCGCAGCCCGAAACGACGCTGGCCGGTGGGCGCTTACGCGGTGTTTATTCGCCAGTTGTTAAAGGATGAGCAGGCGCGCGTGCTGCTGTTCTGGTCACCACAAGGCGCACTGGATCCCAATGACCAGGGGGATGCGGCGCGAGCTGAGGAATTAATGCACCTGGTCGATTCACCACGACTGGCACGCTATGCCACCGCATCCATTCGTGAATTGATCGCCGGGTTTGATCGCTGTGAGCAGATTTTATGTAGCGATGGCGGACAAATGCATATCGCGGCCGGATTGCATAAAAAGCAGGTGGTGTTCTTTGGGGATACTAACGCGCAGATCTGGCATCCGTGGAGCGGTGAGTACGAAATTATGCAGACCGCTTCAGGGGAGTGCAGTGACATCTCACCGGAAACGGTCTGGGACGCCTGGCAGCGTTTGTCTCAGCGTTAA
- a CDS encoding glycosyltransferase: MSLNNPILSVITPMYNAGAMLETFMESLLAQTLTNLEIIIVNDGSTDGSGERADMYAYRHAHVRVIHQPNGGVSRARNAGLAAARGKYVTFPDADDTVNPAMYQTLVEMAESDNLDAAQCNAEWFFQSSQRIKPLIPHDRLTSTGVLSGPEWLNQALQTHRYMHVVWLGIYRRELIEQRQLRFEPGLHHQDIPWTTEFMLNALRVRYTDQILYRYYMHDTSISNRKRTGERNVKYQRHYLKIAQMLEEINARYRHKVTIYPAFHYQITHEALSVCHSIRREPDAEARQAIINDLFATQTHKRMLRNARGIQQWYQLLLWLSRLYRWRAK, from the coding sequence ATGTCGTTAAACAACCCTATCCTTTCCGTCATCACCCCGATGTATAACGCCGGAGCGATGCTGGAAACATTCATGGAATCGCTACTGGCACAGACCCTGACCAATCTGGAGATCATCATTGTTAATGATGGTTCTACCGATGGTTCCGGAGAGCGCGCAGATATGTACGCGTACCGGCATGCACATGTCAGAGTGATTCACCAACCGAACGGTGGCGTGTCACGGGCGCGCAACGCTGGTCTGGCGGCTGCGCGCGGCAAATATGTCACCTTTCCCGATGCCGATGACACCGTCAATCCGGCCATGTATCAAACGCTGGTAGAGATGGCTGAAAGCGATAATCTCGATGCCGCCCAGTGCAATGCCGAATGGTTCTTTCAATCAAGCCAGCGTATTAAGCCATTAATCCCCCACGATCGATTAACCTCCACCGGGGTATTGAGTGGCCCGGAATGGTTAAATCAGGCACTACAAACCCATCGTTATATGCACGTGGTTTGGTTAGGTATCTATCGTCGTGAATTAATCGAACAACGTCAGCTGCGCTTTGAACCCGGTCTGCATCATCAGGATATTCCCTGGACCACCGAATTTATGCTCAACGCCCTGCGTGTACGCTATACCGACCAGATACTGTATCGTTATTACATGCATGATACCTCCATCAGCAATCGCAAGCGTACCGGTGAAAGAAATGTGAAGTATCAACGCCATTACCTGAAAATCGCCCAAATGCTGGAGGAGATCAATGCCCGCTACCGGCATAAGGTGACAATCTACCCCGCGTTTCATTACCAAATTACGCACGAAGCGTTGAGCGTCTGTCATAGTATCCGCCGTGAGCCGGATGCAGAGGCGCGCCAGGCGATCATTAATGACCTTTTCGCCACCCAAACGCACAAACGCATGCTGCGCAATGCACGTGGCATACAGCAATGGTATCAGCTGCTGTTGTGGCTAAGCCGTCTTTATCGCTGGCGCGCGAAATAA
- the tdh gene encoding L-threonine 3-dehydrogenase has translation MKALAKLKAQEGIWMVTDAPIPEPGHNDLLIKIRKTAICGTDVHIYNWDDWSRKTIPVPMITGHEYVGEVVAIGQEVKGFSIGDRVSGEGHITCGHCRNCRAGRTHLCRNAIGVGVNRQGCFAEYLVIPAFNAFKIPDNISDELAAIFDPFGNAVHTALSFDLVGEDVLISGAGPIGIMAAAVCKHVGARNVVITDINEYRLDLARKMGVTRAVNVAQENLREVMTALGMTEGFDIGLEMSGAPPAFRSMLEVMNHGGRIALLGIPPGEMAIDWNLVIFKGLFIKGIYGREMFETWYKMAALIQSGLDLTPVITHRFSIDDFQQGFDEMRSGHSGKVILSWD, from the coding sequence ATGAAAGCACTCGCGAAATTAAAAGCACAAGAAGGCATCTGGATGGTCACCGATGCGCCGATTCCGGAACCGGGCCATAACGATCTGTTAATAAAAATCCGTAAAACCGCCATCTGCGGCACCGACGTTCATATCTACAACTGGGATGATTGGTCACGTAAAACCATCCCGGTGCCGATGATTACCGGTCATGAATATGTCGGTGAAGTGGTGGCTATCGGCCAGGAAGTGAAAGGCTTCTCGATTGGCGACCGCGTCTCCGGTGAAGGACATATCACCTGCGGCCACTGCCGTAATTGCCGGGCCGGGCGTACTCACCTGTGCCGCAATGCCATCGGTGTTGGGGTCAATCGCCAGGGGTGTTTCGCCGAGTATCTGGTGATTCCGGCGTTTAACGCCTTCAAAATCCCGGACAATATCTCTGATGAACTGGCGGCCATTTTTGATCCCTTCGGCAATGCCGTGCATACCGCGTTGTCGTTCGATCTGGTGGGTGAGGATGTGTTGATTTCCGGCGCAGGCCCGATCGGCATCATGGCTGCCGCCGTTTGCAAACATGTCGGCGCGCGTAATGTGGTGATCACCGACATCAATGAATATCGTCTGGATCTGGCGCGCAAAATGGGCGTCACACGTGCCGTGAACGTCGCACAGGAAAACCTGCGCGAGGTGATGACCGCACTCGGTATGACCGAAGGCTTTGATATCGGGCTGGAGATGTCCGGCGCGCCCCCCGCGTTTCGCAGCATGCTGGAAGTGATGAACCACGGTGGACGTATCGCGCTGCTGGGCATTCCGCCGGGTGAGATGGCAATCGACTGGAATCTGGTCATCTTCAAAGGGCTGTTTATTAAAGGTATTTATGGCCGCGAGATGTTTGAAACCTGGTACAAAATGGCGGCATTGATTCAATCCGGCCTCGATCTTACGCCGGTCATCACCCACCGTTTCTCTATTGATGACTTCCAGCAAGGCTTTGACGAGATGCGTTCCGGCCATTCTGGCAAAGTGATACTGAGCTGGGATTAA
- the rfaD gene encoding ADP-glyceromanno-heptose 6-epimerase, giving the protein MIIVTGGAGMIGSNIVKALNDRGHTDILVVDNLKDGTKFVNLADLDISDYMDKEEFLTYIMSGEDLGPIEAVFHEGACSATTEWDGKYMMDNNYQYSKDLLHFCLEREIPFLYASSAATYGGRNENFIEERQYEQPLNVYGYSKMLFDHYVRQILPEADSPVCGFRYFNVYGPREGHKGSMASVAFHLNTQISNGENPKLFEGSDDFRRDFIHVDDVAAVNLWCWENGISGIYNCGTGRAESFQEVADAVLKFHQQGEIEYIPFPDKLKGRYQAFTQADLTKLRAAGYDKPFKTVAQGVAEYMVWLNRNA; this is encoded by the coding sequence ATGATTATCGTAACGGGTGGCGCTGGCATGATTGGCAGCAACATCGTCAAGGCGTTGAACGATCGCGGTCATACTGACATTCTGGTGGTGGATAACCTGAAGGATGGCACCAAATTCGTGAACCTGGCGGATCTGGACATCTCTGATTACATGGATAAAGAGGAATTCCTCACCTACATCATGTCCGGCGAAGATTTGGGGCCGATCGAAGCGGTGTTCCACGAAGGTGCCTGTTCGGCCACCACCGAGTGGGACGGCAAATACATGATGGATAACAACTATCAGTATTCCAAAGATCTGCTGCACTTCTGTCTCGAACGTGAAATCCCGTTCCTGTACGCCTCTTCTGCCGCAACCTATGGCGGTCGCAACGAAAACTTTATCGAAGAACGCCAGTATGAGCAGCCGCTCAACGTTTATGGCTACTCGAAAATGTTGTTTGACCACTACGTGCGCCAGATTCTGCCGGAAGCGGATTCGCCAGTGTGCGGTTTCCGTTACTTCAATGTCTACGGCCCGCGTGAAGGCCATAAAGGCAGCATGGCGAGCGTGGCGTTCCACCTCAATACACAAATCAGCAACGGCGAAAACCCGAAGCTGTTTGAAGGCAGTGATGATTTCCGTCGTGACTTCATCCACGTTGATGACGTCGCTGCGGTGAACCTGTGGTGCTGGGAAAACGGGATCTCCGGCATTTATAACTGCGGCACCGGCCGTGCCGAGTCTTTCCAGGAAGTGGCGGATGCGGTGCTGAAATTCCATCAGCAAGGCGAGATTGAGTACATTCCGTTCCCGGACAAGCTGAAAGGTCGCTACCAGGCATTCACCCAGGCCGATCTGACTAAGCTTCGTGCGGCGGGTTACGACAAGCCGTTCAAAACCGTGGCCCAAGGGGTGGCGGAATATATGGTATGGCTGAACCGTAACGCATAA
- the rfaQ gene encoding putative lipopolysaccharide heptosyltransferase III has product MASLIPDHFAPQNILLIKLRHHGDMLLTTPVINALRQRYPQANIDVLLYQETRPMLESHPDIRQLHIIDRNWKKEGGWQKFRHEMALISAVRACHYDLVINLADQWRSAIITKLSAAPVRIGFAFPKRDSAIWRWCHNQLVSTDDHGKLHTVEQNMTALAPLGISAAGAKASMHFSAADQQKVQDVLAQQQVNTPYVVVQPTSRWEFKCWDDEKVAQLIDALAADGRTVVLTAAPDKKELSMIERIQSLSQSDNVVSLAGQFSLPQLAALIAGAQLFIGVDSAPMHMAAALDTPCLALFGPTKLQFWRPWGDNNRVIWAGDYGPLPDPDSIDTKTNQRYLSTIPVADVLAAARSFLHD; this is encoded by the coding sequence ATGGCAAGCCTGATTCCAGACCACTTTGCACCCCAAAATATTCTGCTGATAAAGCTGCGCCATCATGGTGATATGCTGCTGACCACGCCGGTTATTAATGCACTTCGCCAACGTTACCCCCAGGCCAATATCGACGTCCTGCTCTATCAAGAAACGCGTCCGATGCTGGAATCACACCCCGATATTCGCCAGTTGCACATCATCGACCGTAACTGGAAAAAGGAGGGCGGCTGGCAGAAATTTCGCCATGAAATGGCGCTGATTTCCGCCGTGCGGGCGTGTCATTACGATCTGGTGATCAATCTGGCCGATCAGTGGCGTAGCGCCATCATCACCAAACTGTCCGCTGCCCCGGTTCGTATCGGCTTCGCCTTTCCCAAACGTGATAGCGCCATCTGGCGCTGGTGCCATAACCAACTGGTCAGCACCGATGATCACGGCAAGCTGCATACCGTCGAACAAAATATGACGGCGCTGGCTCCTCTCGGCATCAGTGCCGCCGGCGCTAAAGCCTCGATGCATTTCAGCGCAGCCGACCAACAAAAAGTGCAGGATGTACTGGCCCAACAGCAGGTCAACACCCCGTATGTGGTGGTACAACCCACCTCACGCTGGGAATTCAAATGCTGGGATGATGAAAAAGTCGCGCAGTTGATCGACGCACTGGCGGCCGATGGCCGAACCGTGGTGCTGACGGCGGCACCGGATAAAAAAGAGTTATCGATGATTGAACGTATTCAATCACTGAGCCAGAGCGATAATGTCGTGTCACTCGCCGGTCAGTTCTCTTTGCCACAGCTGGCGGCGCTGATTGCTGGCGCTCAACTTTTTATTGGTGTCGATTCCGCGCCGATGCATATGGCTGCCGCACTGGATACGCCCTGCCTGGCATTGTTTGGTCCCACCAAACTACAGTTCTGGCGTCCGTGGGGAGATAACAACCGCGTCATTTGGGCGGGTGATTATGGTCCCCTGCCCGATCCGGATTCCATCGATACCAAAACCAACCAGCGCTATTTATCGACCATTCCGGTTGCGGATGTGCTCGCCGCTGCAAGGAGTTTTTTGCATGACTAA